In Gimesia benthica, a single window of DNA contains:
- a CDS encoding DUF4184 family protein, which yields MPLTPFHFSPGLLTKACGPRSFWLTSFMAANVLIDVEVLYYMSRNELPLHRSLHTYLGGSAAGLVAGLLMWGLILFLARLMPPTSRWKQRLAQTSQTRLLLQSLLAGLIGGVSHVFLDSLMHADMHPFWPLATGNVLAGSISVAALHLGLGLLGLFSIFLWLFLRDP from the coding sequence ATTCCACTAACCCCGTTTCATTTCAGTCCCGGCCTGCTCACCAAAGCCTGTGGTCCCCGTTCATTCTGGCTGACCTCCTTCATGGCGGCCAACGTGCTGATTGATGTGGAAGTGCTCTACTATATGAGCCGCAATGAACTGCCGCTCCACCGCAGTCTGCATACCTACCTGGGAGGCAGCGCTGCAGGTCTCGTGGCCGGTCTGCTGATGTGGGGACTCATACTGTTCCTGGCCCGACTCATGCCCCCAACCTCACGCTGGAAACAGCGACTCGCGCAAACTTCCCAGACACGGCTGCTTTTACAGTCCCTCCTCGCTGGCTTGATCGGCGGAGTCTCTCATGTCTTCCTCGACAGCCTGATGCACGCCGACATGCATCCCTTCTGGCCACTCGCTACCGGCAACGTGCTCGCAGGTTCGATCAGTGTCGCGGCGCTGCATCTCGGCCTGGGACTGCTCGGCCTGTTCTCGATTTTTCTCTGGTTATTCCTGCGAGATCCGTAG